Proteins from a genomic interval of Gossypium hirsutum isolate 1008001.06 chromosome A09, Gossypium_hirsutum_v2.1, whole genome shotgun sequence:
- the LOC107930324 gene encoding plasmodesmata-located protein 2 isoform X2 encodes MGFSFSLRPFFLSLSFIVLFTNLELSSMVESGSDITNLVYKGCAKQAFTDPGGVYSQALSALFQTLLSQSMKVKFYKTTTGTAQTTINGLFQCRGDLSNSDCYNCVSKLPTLSDKLCGSNTIASRIQLVGCYMLYEVSGFPQISGMEMLYKTCGGGGGGNGGGGVGFEEKRDTAFSVLENGVVNNHGFFTTNYQSIYVLGQCEGDIGDSDCGECIKNAVQKAQVECGDSNSGQIYLHKCFISYNYYIHGVPKRSSSSFSHPLAASSTETGQETGKTVAIILGGAAGIGFIVILMMFARNSMKKHEDS; translated from the exons atgggtttttctttttctttgagacccttttttctttccctctcatTCATTGTATTGTTCACAAACCTTGAGCTTTCATCAATGGTGGAATCTGGTTCAGATATCACAAATTTGGTCTACAAAGGATGTGCAAAGCAAGCATTTACAGATCCAGGTGGTGTATACTCTCAAGCTCTCTCAGCTTTATTTCAAACCTTACTTTCACAATCCATGAAAGTAAAGTTTTACAAGACAACAACAGGGACGGCTCAAACCACCATTAATGGTCTGTTTCAATGTAGAGGAGACTTAAGCAACAGTGATTGTTACAACTGTGTAAGCAAGCTCCCAACTTTATCAGACAAACTTTGTGGTAGCAACACTATAGCCTCAAGGATCCAACTTGTTGGTTGTTACATGTTGTATGAAGTGTCTGGTTTCCCCCAAATTTCAGGCATGGAAATGCTATACAAAACTTGTGGCGGCGGTGGCGGCGGTAATGGTGGTGGTGGGGTTggatttgaagagaaaagggACACAGCTTTTTCAGTCTTGGAGAATGGTGTGGTGAACAACCATGGATTTTTCACCACAAATTATCAATCTATTTATGTATTGGGACAATGTGAAGGTGATATAGGAGACTCAGATTGTGGGGAATGTATTAAAAATGCAGTTCAAAAAGCTCAAGTTGAATGTGGTGATTCAAATTCAGGCcaaatttatttacataaatgCTTCATTAGTTACAATTATTATATTCATGGAGTCCCTAAAAGATCATCATCTTCGTTTTCACATCCTTTAGCGGCTTCTTCAACAG AAACAGGGCAAGAGACAGGGAAGACAGTGGCTATAATATTAGGAGGAGCAGCTGGAATTGGATTCATTGTTATTTTGATGATGTTTGCTAGAAATTCAATGAAGAAACATGAGg ATTCTTGA
- the LOC107930324 gene encoding plasmodesmata-located protein 2 isoform X1 gives MGFSFSLRPFFLSLSFIVLFTNLELSSMVESGSDITNLVYKGCAKQAFTDPGGVYSQALSALFQTLLSQSMKVKFYKTTTGTAQTTINGLFQCRGDLSNSDCYNCVSKLPTLSDKLCGSNTIASRIQLVGCYMLYEVSGFPQISGMEMLYKTCGGGGGGNGGGGVGFEEKRDTAFSVLENGVVNNHGFFTTNYQSIYVLGQCEGDIGDSDCGECIKNAVQKAQVECGDSNSGQIYLHKCFISYNYYIHGVPKRSSSSFSHPLAASSTGQETGKTVAIILGGAAGIGFIVILMMFARNSMKKHEDS, from the exons atgggtttttctttttctttgagacccttttttctttccctctcatTCATTGTATTGTTCACAAACCTTGAGCTTTCATCAATGGTGGAATCTGGTTCAGATATCACAAATTTGGTCTACAAAGGATGTGCAAAGCAAGCATTTACAGATCCAGGTGGTGTATACTCTCAAGCTCTCTCAGCTTTATTTCAAACCTTACTTTCACAATCCATGAAAGTAAAGTTTTACAAGACAACAACAGGGACGGCTCAAACCACCATTAATGGTCTGTTTCAATGTAGAGGAGACTTAAGCAACAGTGATTGTTACAACTGTGTAAGCAAGCTCCCAACTTTATCAGACAAACTTTGTGGTAGCAACACTATAGCCTCAAGGATCCAACTTGTTGGTTGTTACATGTTGTATGAAGTGTCTGGTTTCCCCCAAATTTCAGGCATGGAAATGCTATACAAAACTTGTGGCGGCGGTGGCGGCGGTAATGGTGGTGGTGGGGTTggatttgaagagaaaagggACACAGCTTTTTCAGTCTTGGAGAATGGTGTGGTGAACAACCATGGATTTTTCACCACAAATTATCAATCTATTTATGTATTGGGACAATGTGAAGGTGATATAGGAGACTCAGATTGTGGGGAATGTATTAAAAATGCAGTTCAAAAAGCTCAAGTTGAATGTGGTGATTCAAATTCAGGCcaaatttatttacataaatgCTTCATTAGTTACAATTATTATATTCATGGAGTCCCTAAAAGATCATCATCTTCGTTTTCACATCCTTTAGCGGCTTCTTCAACAG GGCAAGAGACAGGGAAGACAGTGGCTATAATATTAGGAGGAGCAGCTGGAATTGGATTCATTGTTATTTTGATGATGTTTGCTAGAAATTCAATGAAGAAACATGAGg ATTCTTGA